The following are from one region of the Melaminivora suipulveris genome:
- the xdhB gene encoding xanthine dehydrogenase molybdopterin binding subunit gives MKRDDITLRGAGESAAIAPQPAMGRSHPHESARAQVAGNAHYIDDLPELRGTLFAAPVMSPVAHGRVNGIDASAALAMPGVHGVVLASDIPGDRVFPSAARDEAILASEAVQHVGQVVALVVADTVMAARRAARFVKLDVTPLPAILSVQDALAAQSFVLPPVHVRRGDAEAALAQATHRLQGQFETGGQEHFYLEGQIAYALPLEQGQWWIHSSNQHPGEVQHWVAHALGIPAHAVRVECRRMGGGFGGKETQAGHMAVWAALAARKFGRPVKLRLDRDDDFMVTGKRHPFAYEYDVGFDASGRITGLKLQMATDCGHSADLSGAVADRAVFHCDNAYFLEDVDIVSYRCKTHMQSHTAFRGFGGPQGVIAIEVILGDIARRLRLDALDVRLRNLYGKDERNVTHYQMQVEDNILHELLPTLEQSSDYRRRQKAVSAWNAVNPVFKRGLAITPVKFGISFTATLFNQAGALVHVYTDGSVQVNHGGTEMGQGLNTKVAQVVADELGVPLDHVMVTAADTSKVPNASATAASSGTDLNGRAAQYAARTVRDNLAAFVSGLDRCGAGAVRFEGGMVISPQTTRPWREVVVAAYANRIQLWSDGFYRTPKIHYDKTTLTGRPFFYFAYGAACTEVAIDTTTGESRVLAIDILHDVGRSLNPAIDVGQIEGGFIQGMGWLTTEELVWDPKGRLATHAPSTYKIPATSDVPEHLNVALWPEANREDNVGGSKAVGEPPFMLAISVYEALRNAVAAARADGGAAAGERIELRAPATAENVLRALGRVAG, from the coding sequence ATGAAACGCGACGACATCACCCTGCGCGGCGCTGGCGAGAGTGCGGCGATCGCGCCGCAGCCCGCCATGGGCCGATCGCACCCGCACGAGAGCGCGCGCGCGCAGGTCGCGGGCAACGCCCACTACATCGACGACCTGCCCGAGCTGCGCGGCACGCTGTTCGCCGCGCCGGTCATGAGCCCGGTGGCGCATGGCCGCGTCAACGGCATCGACGCCAGCGCGGCGCTGGCCATGCCCGGCGTGCACGGCGTGGTGCTGGCCTCCGACATTCCGGGCGACCGGGTCTTCCCCTCGGCCGCGCGCGACGAAGCCATCCTGGCCAGCGAGGCGGTGCAGCACGTCGGCCAGGTGGTGGCGCTGGTGGTGGCCGATACGGTCATGGCGGCGCGCCGGGCGGCGCGTTTCGTGAAGCTGGACGTCACGCCACTGCCCGCCATCCTGTCGGTGCAGGACGCCCTGGCGGCGCAGAGCTTCGTGCTGCCGCCCGTGCATGTTCGCCGCGGCGACGCCGAGGCCGCGCTGGCGCAGGCCACGCACCGCCTGCAGGGCCAATTCGAGACCGGCGGCCAGGAACATTTCTATCTGGAAGGCCAGATCGCCTACGCGCTGCCGCTGGAGCAGGGCCAGTGGTGGATCCACTCCAGCAACCAGCACCCCGGCGAGGTGCAGCACTGGGTCGCGCATGCCCTGGGCATCCCGGCGCACGCCGTGCGCGTGGAGTGCCGGCGCATGGGCGGGGGCTTTGGCGGCAAGGAGACGCAGGCCGGCCACATGGCCGTGTGGGCGGCGCTGGCGGCGCGCAAGTTCGGCCGCCCGGTCAAGCTGCGCCTGGACCGCGACGATGACTTCATGGTCACCGGCAAGCGCCACCCCTTCGCCTACGAGTACGACGTGGGTTTCGACGCCAGTGGCCGCATCACCGGCCTGAAGCTCCAGATGGCCACCGACTGCGGCCACAGCGCCGACCTGTCGGGCGCCGTGGCCGACCGGGCGGTGTTCCACTGCGACAACGCCTATTTTCTGGAAGACGTGGACATCGTCTCCTACCGCTGCAAGACCCACATGCAGAGCCACACGGCGTTTCGCGGCTTCGGCGGGCCGCAGGGCGTGATCGCCATCGAGGTCATCCTGGGCGACATCGCCCGGCGCCTGCGCCTGGACGCGCTGGACGTGCGCCTGCGCAACCTCTATGGCAAGGATGAGCGCAACGTCACGCACTACCAGATGCAGGTCGAGGACAACATCCTGCACGAGTTGCTACCAACATTGGAGCAAAGCAGCGACTATCGACGCCGACAAAAGGCCGTTTCCGCCTGGAACGCGGTCAATCCGGTCTTCAAGCGCGGCCTGGCCATCACCCCGGTCAAGTTCGGCATCAGCTTCACCGCCACGCTGTTCAACCAGGCCGGCGCGCTGGTGCACGTCTACACCGACGGCAGCGTGCAGGTGAACCACGGCGGCACCGAGATGGGCCAGGGCCTGAACACCAAGGTGGCGCAGGTGGTGGCCGACGAGCTGGGCGTGCCGCTCGACCACGTCATGGTCACCGCCGCCGACACCAGCAAGGTGCCCAACGCCAGCGCCACCGCGGCCTCCAGCGGCACCGACCTGAACGGCCGCGCCGCGCAGTACGCGGCGCGCACCGTGCGCGACAACCTGGCGGCTTTCGTCTCGGGGCTGGACCGCTGCGGCGCGGGCGCCGTGCGGTTCGAAGGCGGCATGGTCATCTCGCCCCAGACCACACGCCCCTGGCGCGAGGTGGTGGTGGCGGCGTATGCCAACCGCATCCAGCTGTGGAGCGACGGCTTTTACCGCACGCCCAAGATCCACTACGACAAGACCACGCTGACCGGCCGGCCGTTCTTCTACTTCGCCTACGGCGCGGCTTGCACCGAGGTGGCGATCGACACCACCACCGGCGAGAGCCGCGTGCTGGCCATCGACATCCTGCACGACGTAGGCCGCAGCCTGAACCCGGCCATCGATGTCGGCCAGATCGAGGGCGGCTTCATCCAGGGCATGGGCTGGCTGACCACCGAGGAGCTGGTCTGGGACCCCAAGGGCCGCCTGGCCACCCACGCGCCCAGCACCTACAAGATCCCGGCCACCAGCGACGTGCCCGAGCATCTGAACGTGGCCCTGTGGCCCGAAGCCAACCGCGAGGACAACGTCGGCGGCAGCAAGGCCGTGGGCGAGCCGCCGTTCATGCTGGCCATCAGCGTTTATGAGGCCCTGCGCAATGCCGTGGCCGCCGCGCGCGCGGACGGCGGCGCCGCCGCGGGCGAGCGCATTGAGCTCCGGGCGCCGGCCACCGCCGAGAACGTGCTGCGCGCGCTGGGGCGAGTCGCGGGCTGA
- the xdhA gene encoding xanthine dehydrogenase small subunit → MTTTRLIRFIRRGQRVQLAHVAPDRTLLEVLREDLAATGTKEGCGEGDCGACTVVLGSERDGRMHYEAVNACIRLAHSIDGMALWTVEDLTADPLIQPAGDAAGGDLHPAQQALVDCHGTQCGFCTPGFAMSMFGMYQNHVCRGQAITREMAVRELSGNLCRCTGYRPILDAAQQMQELPAMRVDEAALLQHLKQLALDTQRPEADSTYDAPTTLQALLAARAAHPQAQVVAGCTDVGLWVTKGHRRFERVLDVTRAQELRAVREDGGLLTIGAAVTLTDAYAALVAHWPQLARFAERFAGLPVRNSGTLGGNVANGSPIGDSMPLLIALGAQVELASTRGSRRLPLEDLYTGYRTSVMAADELLTFIHVPLPVAGQLLAAYKVSKRFDDDISAVCLVLNLHVDAGRVAQARIGAGGVAAVPARARQAEAALAGQPWGEAAAAAAGQALQAEFSPISDMRASSAYRRELLAALPLRLWRESRQGTPQALTLHELSPLTLSEEALP, encoded by the coding sequence ATGACCACCACCCGTCTCATCCGCTTCATCCGCCGAGGCCAGCGCGTGCAACTGGCCCACGTCGCGCCCGACCGCACCCTGCTCGAAGTACTGCGCGAGGACCTCGCCGCCACTGGCACCAAGGAGGGCTGCGGCGAGGGCGACTGCGGCGCCTGCACCGTGGTGCTGGGCAGCGAGCGGGATGGGCGCATGCACTACGAGGCGGTGAACGCCTGCATCCGCCTGGCGCACTCCATCGACGGCATGGCGCTGTGGACGGTGGAGGACCTGACCGCCGACCCGCTGATCCAGCCCGCGGGCGACGCCGCCGGCGGCGACCTGCACCCGGCGCAGCAGGCGCTGGTCGACTGCCACGGCACGCAGTGCGGCTTTTGCACGCCGGGTTTCGCCATGAGCATGTTCGGCATGTACCAGAACCACGTCTGCCGCGGCCAGGCCATCACGCGCGAGATGGCGGTGCGCGAGCTGTCGGGCAACCTGTGCCGCTGCACCGGCTACCGCCCCATCCTGGACGCCGCCCAGCAGATGCAGGAGCTGCCGGCCATGCGCGTGGACGAGGCCGCGCTGCTACAACATCTGAAGCAGCTTGCGCTTGATACGCAACGGCCCGAGGCCGATTCGACCTACGACGCGCCGACCACGCTGCAGGCGCTGCTGGCCGCGCGCGCGGCGCACCCGCAGGCGCAAGTCGTCGCCGGCTGCACCGATGTGGGACTGTGGGTCACCAAAGGCCACCGGCGCTTCGAGCGCGTGCTGGACGTGACGCGCGCGCAGGAGCTTCGGGCCGTGCGCGAGGACGGCGGCCTGCTGACCATCGGCGCCGCCGTCACCCTGACCGACGCCTACGCCGCGCTGGTCGCGCACTGGCCGCAGCTGGCGCGCTTTGCCGAGCGCTTCGCCGGCCTGCCGGTGCGCAACTCTGGCACCCTGGGCGGCAACGTCGCCAACGGTTCGCCCATTGGCGACTCCATGCCACTGCTGATCGCCCTGGGCGCGCAGGTGGAGCTGGCCAGCACGCGCGGCAGCCGCCGCCTGCCGCTGGAGGATCTCTACACCGGCTACCGCACGAGCGTCATGGCCGCCGACGAGTTGCTGACCTTCATCCACGTGCCGCTGCCGGTGGCGGGCCAGCTGCTGGCGGCCTACAAGGTCTCCAAGCGCTTCGACGACGACATCTCCGCCGTGTGCCTGGTGCTGAACCTGCACGTTGACGCCGGCCGCGTGGCGCAGGCACGCATCGGCGCTGGCGGCGTGGCGGCCGTGCCGGCGCGCGCGCGCCAGGCGGAGGCCGCCCTGGCCGGCCAGCCCTGGGGCGAAGCCGCCGCCGCAGCCGCCGGCCAGGCGCTGCAGGCCGAGTTCAGCCCCATCAGCGACATGCGTGCCAGCAGCGCCTACCGGCGCGAGCTGCTGGCGGCCCTGCCCCTGCGCCTGTGGCGTGAAAGCCGGCAGGGCACGCCGCAGGCTCTGACGTTGCACGAATTGAGCCCGCTGACCCTATCCGAGGAGGCCCTGCCATGA
- a CDS encoding LysR family transcriptional regulator — protein sequence MREPALFDKIDLHLIRVLHTVITERSVSRAALRLGMHQPAVSSALRRLRELAGDPLLVRSGSGMQPTDAALSMVEPAASILHAAEVLFSDARGFDPRSATRTFRIAASDYLDPLFLPMLVSRIKVEAPLCLVEILPLSADAHYHAHLAQGEADVVIGNWPEPPGDLHLGRLLADEVVCLVSHEHPAVRRGWSQEDWLAAEHIAPTPTHPGARGVIDAHLHDLGLSRRITVRCAHFSLIPAMVAGSLLVLTSGRQFCERYAERLPLAVLPAPLAFPRLMYYQLWHARTHHSAAGAWLRECIKNVAASLRKG from the coding sequence ATGAGAGAGCCAGCCCTTTTCGACAAGATCGACCTTCATCTCATCCGGGTCTTGCACACCGTGATCACTGAACGCAGCGTTTCGCGTGCCGCCCTGCGCCTGGGCATGCACCAGCCGGCCGTCTCCAGCGCCCTGCGCCGCCTGAGGGAGCTGGCGGGCGATCCGCTGCTGGTGCGCTCGGGCAGCGGCATGCAGCCGACCGATGCGGCGCTGTCCATGGTCGAGCCGGCGGCCAGCATCCTGCACGCCGCCGAAGTGCTGTTCTCCGACGCGCGCGGTTTCGATCCGCGCAGCGCCACGCGCACCTTTCGCATCGCCGCCAGCGACTACCTCGATCCGCTGTTCCTGCCCATGCTGGTCTCGCGCATCAAGGTCGAGGCGCCGCTGTGCCTGGTGGAGATCCTGCCGCTGTCGGCCGATGCGCACTACCACGCGCATCTGGCGCAGGGCGAGGCCGACGTGGTCATCGGCAACTGGCCCGAGCCGCCGGGCGACCTGCACCTGGGCCGGCTGCTGGCCGACGAAGTGGTGTGCCTGGTCAGCCACGAACACCCGGCGGTGCGCCGCGGCTGGAGCCAGGAGGACTGGCTGGCCGCCGAACACATCGCCCCCACGCCCACGCACCCCGGCGCGCGCGGCGTGATCGACGCGCACCTGCACGACCTGGGCCTGTCGCGACGCATCACCGTGCGCTGCGCGCACTTCAGCCTGATCCCGGCCATGGTCGCCGGCAGCCTGCTGGTGCTGACCAGCGGCCGGCAATTTTGCGAGCGCTATGCCGAGCGGCTGCCGCTGGCGGTGCTGCCGGCGCCGCTGGCATTTCCGCGCCTGATGTACTACCAGCTGTGGCATGCGCGCACGCACCACTCGGCGGCAGGCGCCTGGCTGCGCGAATGCATCAAGAATGTGGCCGCATCGCTACGGAAAGGATAG
- a CDS encoding ABC transporter ATP-binding protein — protein sequence MQLTGITKRYPAVVANDGISLTVQPGEVHAVLGENGAGKSTLMKIIYGATQPDEGSVLFDGKPVTVKNPQEARALGIAMVFQHFSLFDTLTVAENVWLGLDKSLALAEVARRITEKAAEYGLDIDPQRPVHTLSVGEMQRVEIIRALLTNPRLLILDEPTSVLTPQAVDKLFVVLRQLSSEGCSILYISHKLHEIRELCTACTVVRGGKVTGVCNPTQESNASLSRMMIGAEPPVLEHRAVQLGEVVLHTHGLSLPAGDPFGMPLVGIDLEVRAGEVVGIAGISGNGQKELLYALSGEDTRARPEMVQVAGRPAGRLRPRARRALGLHFVPEERLGRGAVPTMSLAHNLLLTRGNAVGRGGWLRMRELQHQARVVIGRFNVKSGGPDAPARSLSGGNLQKFIVGREIDARPRLLIVSQPTWGVDVGAAAQIRGEILKLRDAGCAVLVVSEELDELFEICDRLHVLAKGRLSPSVPRAEASVERIGEWMSGLWHAEVQEHLGRGQEGGAGHAQA from the coding sequence CTGCAACTGACGGGCATCACCAAGCGCTATCCGGCCGTGGTGGCCAACGATGGCATCTCGCTGACCGTGCAACCCGGCGAAGTGCACGCCGTGCTGGGCGAGAACGGCGCCGGCAAGTCCACGCTGATGAAGATCATCTACGGCGCCACCCAGCCCGACGAGGGCAGCGTGCTGTTCGACGGCAAGCCCGTCACCGTGAAGAACCCGCAGGAGGCGCGCGCCCTGGGCATCGCCATGGTGTTCCAGCACTTCAGCCTGTTCGACACGCTCACCGTGGCCGAGAACGTCTGGCTGGGCCTGGACAAGAGCCTGGCGCTGGCCGAGGTGGCCCGCCGCATCACCGAGAAAGCGGCAGAGTACGGCTTGGACATCGACCCGCAGCGGCCGGTGCACACGCTGTCGGTGGGCGAGATGCAGCGCGTGGAGATCATCCGCGCGCTCTTGACCAACCCGCGCCTGCTGATCCTGGACGAGCCGACTTCGGTGCTCACGCCGCAGGCCGTGGACAAGCTGTTCGTGGTGCTGCGCCAGCTCTCCAGCGAGGGCTGCTCCATCCTGTACATCAGCCACAAGCTGCACGAGATCCGCGAGCTGTGCACCGCCTGCACGGTGGTGCGCGGAGGCAAGGTGACGGGCGTGTGCAACCCGACGCAGGAATCCAACGCCTCGCTGTCGCGCATGATGATCGGCGCCGAGCCGCCCGTCCTGGAGCACCGCGCGGTGCAGCTGGGCGAGGTGGTGCTGCACACGCACGGCCTGTCGCTGCCGGCAGGTGACCCGTTCGGCATGCCGCTGGTCGGCATCGACCTGGAGGTGCGCGCCGGCGAGGTGGTCGGCATCGCCGGCATCTCGGGCAATGGGCAAAAGGAGCTGCTGTACGCGCTGTCGGGCGAGGACACACGCGCACGCCCGGAGATGGTGCAGGTGGCCGGCCGCCCGGCCGGGCGCCTGAGACCGCGCGCGCGCCGCGCGCTGGGCCTGCACTTCGTGCCCGAGGAGCGCCTGGGGCGCGGCGCCGTGCCGACCATGAGCCTGGCGCACAACCTGCTGCTCACGCGCGGCAACGCCGTGGGGCGCGGCGGCTGGCTGCGCATGCGCGAGTTGCAGCACCAGGCGCGCGTGGTCATCGGGCGCTTCAACGTCAAGTCCGGCGGGCCGGATGCGCCGGCCCGGTCGCTGTCGGGCGGCAACCTGCAAAAGTTCATCGTCGGGCGCGAGATCGACGCGCGGCCCAGGCTGCTCATCGTCTCGCAGCCCACCTGGGGCGTGGACGTGGGCGCGGCGGCGCAGATCCGCGGCGAGATCCTGAAGCTGCGCGACGCAGGCTGCGCCGTGCTGGTGGTCAGCGAGGAGCTGGACGAATTGTTTGAAATCTGCGACCGCCTGCACGTGCTGGCCAAGGGGCGGCTGTCGCCTTCGGTGCCGCGCGCCGAGGCCAGCGTGGAGCGCATCGGCGAATGGATGAGCGGGCTGTGGCACGCCGAGGTGCAGGAGCACCTGGGCCGCGGCCAGGAAGGGGGGGCAGGCCATGCTCAAGCTTGA
- a CDS encoding ABC transporter permease produces the protein MLKLEARPQASRVWTYASPLLALAITVLIGVLLFVLLGKDPVRGLQVFFWEPVKSAYGLGELAVKATPLLLVALGLAVCFRSNVWNIGAEGQFVLGAVAAGGMALLADKGTGPWIIPAILVAGVLGGMVWAGIVAFLRDRYNANEILVSLMLVYVAILLLGYLVYGPWKDPMGYNFPQTRMFERVTQMPKLFTGSRVTIGLPLALLGVAILWLFLFRTRAGFALQVGGLAPAAARYAGFSSRRALWTALLISGGTAGLAGALEVAGPIGQLTPYVPAGYGFAAIIVAFVGRLHPVGMVLSALLMSMFYIGGELAQSRLGLPKSLTGVFQGLLLFTLLACDTLIAYRVRWVGTKRGGRE, from the coding sequence ATGCTCAAGCTTGAAGCGCGGCCGCAGGCCTCGCGCGTGTGGACCTATGCCTCGCCGCTGCTGGCGCTGGCCATCACGGTGCTGATCGGCGTGCTGCTGTTCGTGCTGCTGGGCAAGGACCCGGTGCGTGGCCTGCAGGTGTTCTTCTGGGAGCCGGTGAAGTCCGCTTACGGCCTGGGCGAGCTGGCGGTGAAGGCCACGCCGCTGCTGCTGGTGGCGCTGGGCCTGGCGGTGTGCTTTCGCTCCAACGTCTGGAACATCGGCGCGGAGGGGCAGTTCGTCCTCGGCGCGGTGGCCGCCGGCGGCATGGCGCTGCTGGCCGACAAGGGCACGGGGCCGTGGATCATCCCGGCCATTCTGGTCGCCGGCGTGCTGGGCGGCATGGTCTGGGCGGGTATCGTGGCCTTTCTGCGCGACCGCTACAACGCCAACGAGATCCTGGTCAGCCTGATGCTGGTCTATGTCGCCATCCTGCTGCTGGGCTACCTGGTCTATGGGCCGTGGAAGGACCCCATGGGCTACAACTTCCCGCAAACGCGCATGTTCGAGCGCGTGACGCAGATGCCCAAGTTGTTCACCGGCTCGCGCGTGACCATCGGGCTGCCGCTGGCGCTGCTGGGCGTGGCGATTCTGTGGCTGTTTTTGTTTCGCACGCGCGCCGGCTTTGCCCTGCAGGTGGGGGGCCTCGCGCCAGCGGCGGCGCGCTACGCGGGGTTTTCCTCGCGGCGCGCGCTGTGGACGGCGCTCTTGATTTCCGGCGGCACGGCCGGCCTGGCCGGCGCGCTGGAAGTGGCCGGGCCCATCGGCCAGCTCACGCCCTATGTGCCGGCCGGCTACGGCTTCGCCGCCATCATCGTCGCCTTCGTCGGGCGTCTGCATCCGGTGGGCATGGTGCTGTCGGCCCTGCTCATGAGCATGTTCTATATCGGCGGCGAACTGGCGCAGTCGCGCCTGGGGCTGCCGAAGTCGCTCACCGGCGTGTTCCAGGGCCTGTTGCTGTTCACGCTGCTGGCCTGCGACACCTTGATCGCCTACCGCGTGCGCTGGGTCGGTACCAAACGCGGAGGGCGTGAATGA
- a CDS encoding ABC transporter permease — protein sequence MESYALLLGATLSAGTVLALASLGLLINEKSGIVNLGAEGMMLCAAVAAFATVVHTGSFALGLVAGMVAGALLAALFGVLVIWFNTNQYATGLALSIFGVGFSAFAGINYVQAKLPETPKFSWPGLSDLPLLGPALGNLHPLVYATMLLAAAMVWFLYRTRAGLVLRSVGESPESAHALGYPVRRIRLAAVAAGGALCGLAGAYISTVYTPLWVEGMVAGRGWIALALTTFATWRPARVLLGAYLFGGVTMLQFHLQASGVQVASQLLSMLPYVATIVVLVFISRNPVWIRANMPASLGRPFHPGG from the coding sequence ATGGAATCGTACGCATTGCTGCTGGGCGCCACGCTCAGCGCGGGAACGGTGCTGGCACTGGCGTCGCTGGGCCTGCTCATCAACGAGAAATCCGGCATCGTCAACCTGGGCGCCGAGGGCATGATGCTGTGCGCCGCAGTGGCGGCCTTCGCCACGGTGGTGCACACCGGCAGCTTCGCCCTGGGCCTGGTAGCCGGCATGGTGGCGGGGGCGCTGCTGGCGGCGCTGTTCGGCGTGCTGGTCATCTGGTTCAACACCAACCAGTACGCCACGGGGCTGGCGTTGTCGATCTTCGGCGTGGGCTTTTCCGCGTTTGCCGGCATCAACTATGTGCAGGCCAAGCTGCCGGAGACGCCCAAGTTCTCCTGGCCAGGTTTGAGCGATCTGCCGCTGCTCGGGCCGGCGCTGGGCAACCTGCACCCGCTGGTGTACGCGACCATGCTGCTGGCGGCGGCCATGGTGTGGTTTCTGTACCGCACGCGCGCCGGGCTGGTGCTGCGTTCGGTGGGTGAGTCGCCCGAATCGGCGCATGCTCTGGGCTATCCGGTGCGGCGCATTCGCCTCGCCGCCGTGGCGGCGGGCGGCGCGCTGTGCGGGCTGGCCGGGGCCTACATCTCCACCGTGTACACGCCGCTGTGGGTCGAGGGCATGGTGGCCGGGCGCGGATGGATCGCGCTGGCGCTGACGACGTTTGCCACCTGGCGGCCGGCGCGCGTGCTGCTGGGGGCCTATCTGTTCGGCGGCGTGACCATGCTGCAGTTCCACCTGCAGGCCTCGGGCGTGCAGGTGGCCAGCCAGTTGCTGTCCATGCTGCCCTATGTGGCGACCATCGTGGTGCTGGTCTTCATCTCCCGCAACCCGGTGTGGATTCGTGCGAACATGCCGGCTTCGCTGGGCCGGCCCTTCCATCCGGGGGGGTAG
- a CDS encoding BMP family ABC transporter substrate-binding protein, which yields MKSLNKRSLLKAAALSALAAAALAGCGKKDEAPAPVAAAPEPAPAAAAPAADKLKIGFMYVSPIGDGGWTFQHDLGRKAIQEKFGDKIETSFVESVPESADSERVMRDMAGQGTKLIFATSFGYQEFVQKVAADLKDVKFEHATGYKQSDNVATYDTKTFEGAYLAGIVAGGMSKTKTVGVVASVPIPEVVRNINSFVLGAQSVDPSIKAKVVWVNEWFSPPKEAEAAASLINGGVDVMYQNTNSPAVLKTAEERGVRAFGKDGDMSGFAPKAHLGSAVIDWTPYYTKVVEDTLAGNWPQGNYWWGVKEGAIDLLKIADDVPQAIRDRVAKARDGLKDGSFAVWTGPIKDNAGKELLAADQKADDKFLTGINFFVAGVEGKVPGTEGK from the coding sequence ATGAAATCCCTGAACAAACGATCCCTGCTCAAGGCCGCCGCGCTGTCGGCCCTCGCTGCCGCCGCGCTTGCCGGCTGTGGCAAGAAGGACGAGGCACCCGCGCCCGTCGCCGCCGCGCCCGAGCCGGCACCGGCCGCTGCCGCGCCCGCGGCCGACAAGCTGAAGATCGGCTTCATGTATGTAAGCCCCATTGGCGATGGCGGCTGGACCTTCCAGCACGACCTGGGCCGCAAGGCGATCCAGGAAAAATTCGGCGACAAGATCGAGACCTCGTTCGTCGAAAGCGTGCCCGAGAGCGCCGACTCCGAGCGCGTCATGCGCGACATGGCGGGGCAGGGCACCAAGCTGATCTTCGCCACCAGCTTCGGCTACCAGGAGTTCGTGCAGAAAGTCGCCGCCGACCTGAAGGACGTAAAGTTCGAGCACGCCACCGGCTACAAACAAAGCGATAACGTCGCCACCTACGACACCAAGACTTTCGAGGGCGCGTACCTGGCGGGCATCGTCGCCGGCGGCATGAGCAAGACCAAGACCGTGGGCGTGGTGGCCTCCGTGCCCATCCCCGAGGTGGTGCGCAACATCAACAGCTTCGTGCTGGGCGCGCAGAGCGTCGATCCGTCCATCAAGGCCAAGGTGGTCTGGGTCAACGAATGGTTCAGCCCACCCAAGGAGGCCGAGGCGGCCGCGTCGCTGATCAACGGCGGCGTGGACGTGATGTACCAGAACACCAACTCACCGGCGGTGCTGAAGACGGCCGAGGAGCGCGGCGTGCGGGCGTTTGGCAAGGACGGCGACATGAGCGGCTTCGCGCCCAAGGCGCACCTGGGCTCGGCGGTGATCGACTGGACGCCGTACTACACCAAGGTGGTCGAGGACACGCTGGCCGGCAACTGGCCGCAGGGCAACTACTGGTGGGGCGTCAAGGAAGGCGCGATCGACCTGCTCAAGATCGCCGACGACGTGCCGCAGGCTATCCGCGACCGAGTGGCCAAGGCGCGCGATGGCTTGAAGGACGGCAGCTTCGCCGTCTGGACCGGCCCCATCAAGGACAACGCCGGCAAGGAACTGCTGGCTGCGGACCAGAAGGCCGACGACAAATTCCTGACCGGCATCAATTTCTTCGTGGCCGGTGTGGAAGGCAAGGTGCCCGGCACCGAAGGCAAGTGA
- a CDS encoding BMP family ABC transporter substrate-binding protein: MTDLNKRSLLRVAALGAAAAALVACGKKDEPAPAPAAPAPAPAATAPAPSNEPLKIGFAYVGPVGDGGWSFAHDEARKKLEAEFGDKIKTMYVESVPEGPDAERVLRDIVGQGNKLVFGTTFGYMDVMQKLGEEFPDVKFEHATGYKTRENVRTYDSRTYEGAYLAGIIAGAMTKTNTLGVVGSVPIPEVLRNLNSFTLGAQSVNPNIKTKVVWVNEWFSPPKETEAATSLINGGADVLFQNTDSPAVLKTAEEKGKRAFGWDSDMTAYGPKAHLGSAVINWVPYYTKAVNDVLNGTWKTGQAWWGVKEGAIDLVSIAEDVPADAKAKVEEAKKGLKDGTLVIWKGPIQDNAGKEVLAGGAAADDKFLTSINFYVKGVEGQVPGAK, translated from the coding sequence ATGACCGATCTGAACAAGCGTTCCCTGCTGCGCGTCGCCGCGCTGGGCGCCGCGGCCGCCGCGCTGGTGGCCTGCGGCAAGAAGGACGAGCCCGCGCCGGCTCCGGCAGCACCTGCGCCCGCCCCTGCGGCGACCGCGCCCGCGCCGAGCAACGAGCCGCTCAAAATCGGCTTCGCCTATGTCGGCCCGGTGGGCGACGGCGGCTGGTCGTTCGCCCACGACGAGGCACGCAAGAAGCTCGAAGCCGAGTTCGGTGACAAGATCAAGACCATGTACGTGGAGAGCGTGCCCGAGGGCCCGGACGCCGAGCGCGTGCTGCGCGACATCGTCGGCCAGGGCAACAAGCTGGTGTTTGGCACCACCTTCGGCTACATGGACGTGATGCAAAAGCTGGGCGAGGAATTCCCCGACGTCAAGTTCGAGCACGCCACCGGCTACAAGACGCGCGAGAACGTGCGCACCTACGACAGCCGCACGTATGAGGGCGCGTACCTGGCGGGCATCATTGCCGGCGCCATGACCAAAACCAACACCCTGGGCGTGGTCGGCTCGGTGCCTATCCCAGAGGTGCTGCGCAACCTCAACAGCTTCACCCTGGGCGCGCAGAGCGTGAACCCGAACATCAAGACCAAGGTGGTCTGGGTGAATGAATGGTTCAGCCCGCCCAAGGAGACCGAGGCCGCCACCTCGCTGATCAATGGCGGCGCCGACGTGCTGTTCCAGAACACCGACTCGCCCGCCGTGCTGAAGACCGCCGAAGAAAAGGGCAAGCGCGCCTTCGGTTGGGATTCGGACATGACCGCCTACGGCCCCAAGGCGCACCTGGGCTCGGCCGTCATCAACTGGGTGCCCTACTACACCAAGGCGGTGAACGACGTGTTGAATGGCACTTGGAAGACCGGCCAGGCCTGGTGGGGCGTCAAGGAAGGCGCCATCGACCTGGTGTCCATCGCCGAGGACGTGCCCGCCGATGCCAAGGCCAAGGTCGAGGAAGCCAAGAAGGGCCTGAAGGACGGCACGCTGGTCATCTGGAAGGGCCCCATCCAGGACAACGCCGGCAAGGAAGTGCTGGCCGGTGGCGCGGCTGCGGACGACAAGTTCCTCACCAGCATCAACTTCTACGTCAAAGGCGTGGAAGGCCAGGTGCCGGGCGCCAAGTAA